From Desmodus rotundus isolate HL8 chromosome 12, HLdesRot8A.1, whole genome shotgun sequence, one genomic window encodes:
- the GEMIN7 gene encoding gem-associated protein 7, whose protein sequence is MQTPLASPVPVLRLPRGPDGLSRGFAPDGRRALLKPEVSETLESPIVHESRESQEQRARAMLRERYLRSLLAMVGRQVSFTLHEGVHVTAQFGATDLDVANFYVSQLQTPIGVQAEALLRCSDIIAYTFKL, encoded by the coding sequence ATGCAGACTCCACTGGCCAGTCCTGTGCCTGTACTCCGGCTCCCCCGGGGCCCTGATGGCTTGAGCCGAGGCTTTGCCCCTGATGGACGTAGGGCCCTCCTGAAGCCAGAGGTTTCTGAAACCCTGGAGTCCCCCATAGTTCATGAATCTCGGGAATCCCAGGAACAGCGGGCCCGAGCCATGCTCCGAGAGCGCTACCTCCGCAGCTTGCTGGCCATGGTGGGCCGCCAGGTCAGCTTCACCTTACATGAGGGTGTGCACGTGACTGCCCAGTTCGGAGCCACTGACCTGGACGTGGCCAACTTCTACGTGTCGCAGCTGCAGACGCCGATAGGTGTGCAGGCTGAGGCACTGCTCCGGTGTAGTGACATTATTGCATACACCTTCAAGCTATAA
- the ZNF296 gene encoding zinc finger protein 296, whose translation MSRRKAGRTPRRVDPAPVANSDSETEMRDLVMDVNPESNPWPLQAPGLRPSSSKEVPAPRRFEGEPRYSPDRVPAGGPLHALGSRNQCVSWTPVKPNPHDRQPWTDKHPDMLTCGRCLQTFPLKAITTFMDHKKLGCQLYRGPSPRPDSDLENLKALICLRCGRQFTRAWKLLRHAQWDHGLSIYQTEPEAPDTPLLGLAEVAAAMSAVLGPEVEAKSSRASSLPKRSPTCPVCSKTLSSFSNLKVHMRSHTGERPYACDQCPYACAQSSKLNRHKKTHQQLRPQSPYMANPSQEQASAAPPEPAAHAAAPASTLLCSRGEGAGAGAGAADTAGVQEPGAPGGGAQAGPGGDDWEVAIKEEKTDSAQSPEMSPKKTPKQVSKSHGPGGSCEFCGKHFTNSSNLTVHRRSHTGERPYACELCPYACAQSSKLNRHRRMHGLGPNGARFECPHCRVPFGLRATLDKHLRQKHPKAGGKA comes from the exons ATGTCCCGCCGTAAGGCCGGCCGCACGCCTCGCCGAGTAGACCCCGCGCCCGTCGCCAACTCAGACAGCGAGACGGAGATGCGGGACCTGGTCATGGACGTGAACCCGGAGTCAAATCCGTGGCCCCTACAGGCCCCGGGGCTGCGGCCCTCTTCCTCAAAGGAAGTGCCCGCGCCGCGGCGGTTCGAGGGCGAACCCCGCTACTCCCCGGACCGGGTGCCCGCCGGCGGTCCCCTCCACGCCCTCGGCTCGCGGAACCAGTGTGTGTCCTGGACTCCTGTGAAGCCGAATCCTCACG ACCGCCAGCCCTGGACCGACAAACATCCAGATATGTTGACCTGCGGCCGCTGTCTGCAGACCTTCCCGCTGAAGGCCATCACTACTTTCATGGACCACAAGAAGCTGGGCTGCCAGCTCTATAGAGGCCCTAGCCCTCGCCCGGACTCAG ACCTTGAGAACCTGAAGGCCTTGATCTGCCTCCGCTGCGGCCGGCAGTTCACCAGGGCCTGGAAACTGCTGCGCCACGCCCAGTGGGACCATGGACTGTCCATTTACCAGACAGAACCTGAGGCCCCAGACACCCCGCTGCTGGGCCTAGCAGAGGTGGCGGCGGCCATGTCAGCAGTGCTGGGGCCGGAAGTGGAGGCCAAGAGCTCCCGGGCCAGTAGCCTCCCCAAGCGGAGCCCCACCTGCCCCGTGTGCTCGAAGACCCTCAGTTCCTTCAGCAACCTCAAGGTGCACATGCGCTCACACACGGGTGAGCGGCCCTACGCCTGTGACCAGTGTCCCTATGCCTGCGCCCAGAGCAGCAAGCTCAACCGCCACAAGAAGACCCACCAGCAGCTGCGGCCTCAGAGCCCCTACATGGCCAACCCCAGTCAAGAACAGGCCTCAGCCGCCCCTCCGGAGCCAGCTGCCCATGCCGCTGCCCCAGCCAGCACCCTCCTGTGCAGCCgtggagaaggggctggggctggggctggagctgccGACACGGCAGGTGTGCAGGAACCTGGGGCTCCAGGTGGTGGAGCTCAGGCTGGCCCTGGTGGGGATGACTGGGAAGTTGCCATCAAGGAAGAGAAAACCGActctgcccagagcccagagaTGTCGCCCAAGAAGACGCCAAAGCAAGTGAGCAAGAGTCATGGGCCCGGGGGCAGCTGTGAGTTCTGTGGGAAGCATTTCACCAACAGCAGCAACCTGACAGTGCACCGGCGCTCGCACACCGGGGAGCGGCCCTACGCCTGCGAGCTCTGCCCCTACGCCTGTGCCCAGAGCAGCAAGCTCAACCGCCACCGCCGCATGCATGGCCTGGGGCCCAACGGTGCCCGCTTTGAGTGCCCCCACTGCCGTGTGCCCTTCGGCCTGCGGGCCACCCTGGACAAGCACCTGCGGCAGAAGCACCCCAAGGCTGGTGGGAAGGCCTGA